The following proteins come from a genomic window of Pseudomonadota bacterium:
- the acsF gene encoding magnesium-protoporphyrin IX monomethyl ester (oxidative) cyclase has product MSTQDRKTGIANSTEEARQEALLAPRFYTTDFDAMDRLDLEPVRREWDELMDEFRGDANHDHFQRDEAFLDEIKTLPPALQKEFLGFLISSITSEYSGCVLYKDIQKAVNNPDIKEVMAHMARDESRHAGFLNKCLDDFDMPVNLGFLRKAKKYQYFKPKYIFYATYLSEKIGYARYITIYRQLERNPDKRFHPIFRWFLDWCNDEFRHGEVFALIMKADPKLLKGHNKLWIRFFLLAVFATMYVRDHSRPELHKALGMNPTDYDKEVLNVTSTISEQIFPISLDLDNPRFWEMLDRLVEINASVEKAKAEGGIVNRVRRAGLGLQAFGVFARLYFMPVKKNERRSNVRLAPTW; this is encoded by the coding sequence ATGAGTACGCAAGATCGCAAGACGGGTATCGCCAACTCCACCGAGGAGGCTCGACAGGAGGCGCTGCTCGCACCCCGTTTCTACACCACCGATTTTGACGCGATGGATCGTCTGGATCTCGAGCCGGTTCGGCGCGAGTGGGATGAGCTGATGGACGAGTTTCGCGGTGACGCCAACCACGATCACTTTCAGCGGGACGAGGCGTTCCTCGACGAAATCAAAACCCTGCCGCCGGCCCTGCAAAAAGAATTTCTCGGCTTTCTGATTTCCTCGATCACCTCCGAGTACTCGGGCTGCGTGCTCTATAAAGACATTCAAAAGGCCGTCAATAATCCGGACATCAAAGAGGTGATGGCCCACATGGCGCGCGACGAATCGCGGCACGCGGGATTCCTCAACAAGTGTCTCGACGACTTCGATATGCCGGTAAATCTCGGCTTTCTGCGCAAAGCCAAGAAATATCAGTACTTCAAGCCCAAGTACATTTTCTACGCTACATATCTGTCGGAGAAAATCGGCTACGCGCGTTACATCACGATCTACCGGCAGCTTGAGCGCAATCCGGATAAACGCTTCCACCCGATTTTCCGGTGGTTCCTGGACTGGTGTAACGATGAGTTTCGACACGGCGAGGTTTTCGCCTTGATCATGAAGGCTGACCCCAAGCTGCTGAAGGGGCACAACAAGCTGTGGATTCGGTTCTTCCTGCTGGCGGTCTTCGCCACCATGTACGTGCGAGATCACAGTCGGCCAGAGCTGCACAAAGCCCTGGGTATGAATCCCACCGACTACGACAAGGAGGTGCTCAACGTCACCTCCACCATCAGCGAGCAGATCTTCCCCATTTCGCTCGATCTCGACAATCCGCGGTTCTGGGAGATGCTGGATCGCCTGGTGGAGATCAATGCGTCGGTGGAAAAGGCCAAAGCGGAAGGCGGCATCGTCAATCGCGTCCGCCGAGCTGGCCTGGGGCTGCAGGCCTTTGGCGTTTTCGCTCGGCTGTATTTCATGCCGGTGAAAAAGAACGAGCGACGCAGCAACGTTCGTTTGGCGCCCACCTGGTAG
- the bchB gene encoding ferredoxin:protochlorophyllide reductase (ATP-dependent) subunit B, which translates to MHLTVWTYEGPPHVGAMRVATAMRDLHYVLHAPQGDTYADLLFTMIERIPRRPPVTYTTFQARDLGSDTATLFKDSVQAAYERFKPKAMIVGASCTAELIQDDPGGLAEALELPIPVVPLELPAYQRKENWGAAETFYHLVRALAGPQAPPPGQQRERSPDATPRCNILGPTALGFRHRDDVREVVAMLQELGVAINVVAPLDAAPEHLARLGEADFNVVLYPEIADTAARWLKRTFGQPMTSVVPIGVNATCDFIREVAALAELDAQPMLERHQSRLPWYSRSIDSTYLTGKRVFVFGDATHVLAAAKVARDELGFEVVGLGTYSREFAREVRALAKDMGLEALITDDYLEVEQRVTELQPELVLGTQMERHIAKRLGIACAVISSPIHVQDFPAAHSPQMGFEGANVLFDTWVHPLMMGLEEHLLGMFREDFEFNETAAPSHLGRYGGPSAVDSPEPAAPAALPVEPVPAGAPSWTPDAERALGQIPFFVRGKARRNTESFARDQGVSTITVETLYDAKAHFSR; encoded by the coding sequence ATGCATCTTACGGTCTGGACATACGAAGGGCCGCCTCACGTAGGCGCCATGCGGGTGGCCACCGCGATGAGGGATCTGCACTACGTGCTGCACGCGCCCCAGGGTGATACTTACGCGGACCTGCTTTTTACGATGATCGAGCGGATTCCGCGGCGCCCGCCGGTCACGTACACCACGTTTCAGGCTCGGGATCTCGGTTCGGACACGGCTACGCTGTTCAAGGACTCGGTGCAGGCAGCGTATGAACGCTTCAAGCCCAAGGCGATGATCGTCGGCGCCTCCTGCACGGCGGAACTCATCCAGGACGACCCGGGCGGGCTCGCTGAGGCGCTAGAGCTGCCGATCCCCGTGGTGCCGCTGGAGCTGCCTGCCTATCAGCGCAAGGAGAACTGGGGAGCCGCCGAGACGTTTTATCACCTGGTGCGGGCGCTCGCCGGCCCCCAGGCACCGCCGCCGGGGCAGCAGCGCGAAAGAAGTCCGGACGCGACCCCTCGCTGCAATATTCTCGGCCCGACCGCCCTCGGCTTCCGGCACCGGGACGACGTGCGAGAGGTGGTGGCGATGCTGCAGGAGCTCGGCGTGGCGATCAACGTGGTGGCCCCGCTCGACGCAGCTCCAGAACATCTGGCCCGGCTTGGCGAGGCCGATTTCAACGTGGTGCTTTATCCGGAAATCGCCGATACGGCCGCACGCTGGCTGAAGCGAACCTTCGGGCAGCCGATGACCAGCGTGGTCCCGATCGGCGTCAACGCCACGTGCGACTTTATCCGCGAGGTGGCCGCGCTGGCCGAACTGGACGCCCAGCCGATGCTGGAGCGGCATCAATCGCGTCTGCCTTGGTATTCGCGTTCGATCGATTCAACCTATCTGACCGGCAAAAGAGTCTTCGTCTTCGGTGATGCCACCCACGTCCTGGCGGCCGCCAAGGTGGCCCGCGATGAGCTGGGGTTCGAGGTCGTCGGTCTGGGCACCTACAGCCGGGAGTTCGCCCGGGAGGTCCGGGCCCTCGCCAAGGACATGGGCCTGGAGGCGCTGATCACCGACGACTATCTAGAGGTCGAGCAGCGGGTTACCGAGCTGCAGCCAGAACTGGTGCTCGGCACTCAGATGGAGCGCCACATCGCCAAGCGCCTCGGGATCGCGTGTGCCGTAATCTCCTCACCGATTCACGTTCAGGATTTCCCGGCGGCTCACTCGCCGCAGATGGGTTTTGAAGGCGCCAACGTGCTCTTTGATACCTGGGTCCATCCGCTGATGATGGGTCTGGAAGAACACCTGCTGGGCATGTTCCGGGAAGATTTCGAGTTCAACGAAACGGCCGCTCCGTCCCACCTGGGACGCTACGGAGGCCCATCCGCCGTCGACTCGCCGGAGCCTGCGGCACCGGCGGCTCTGCCGGTAGAGCCTGTACCGGCCGGCGCGCCCAGCTGGACCCCGGACGCAGAGAGGGCGCTGGGACAGATCCCGTTTTTTGTCCGCGGCAAGGCCCGGCGCAACACCGAATCTTTCGCCCGTGATCAGGGCGTATCCACCATTACCGTCGAGACTTTGTACGATGCTAAAGCGCATTTCAGCCGCTAG
- the puhE gene encoding putative photosynthetic complex assembly protein PuhE: protein MSILLPIASAAACWWLFTILALYRTGLPERTYGSTFWLASAIAMLGVAGLAYSVGNSSSVHAYLAFTSALAIWSWHEITYFLGYVTGPRPQRCPPGLSQWQRFLHGVRACLWHELAVIGTAGVIAWMSLGQPNKVGLATFCLLWLMRWSTKLNIFLGVWNFHLEYLPPRLSYLASYMARRRMNPLFPLSVAAGLALVGYWCVQGLATGASDFAVSSSLLLATLTALALLEHIFLMMDVPDGKLWQLARTSHQSR from the coding sequence ATGAGCATACTCCTGCCCATAGCGTCAGCCGCCGCTTGCTGGTGGCTGTTCACGATCCTGGCGCTGTATCGCACAGGTCTGCCGGAACGTACCTATGGGTCGACGTTCTGGCTGGCCAGCGCGATTGCGATGCTCGGCGTTGCGGGTCTGGCGTATTCGGTAGGCAACAGCAGTAGCGTTCACGCGTACCTGGCTTTCACGTCCGCGCTGGCGATCTGGAGCTGGCACGAAATCACCTACTTTCTGGGCTATGTCACCGGCCCGCGACCGCAGCGCTGCCCGCCGGGTCTGAGCCAGTGGCAGCGATTTCTGCATGGTGTACGTGCGTGCCTGTGGCACGAGCTGGCCGTGATTGGCACGGCGGGCGTCATCGCGTGGATGAGTCTTGGTCAGCCCAACAAGGTCGGGTTAGCGACCTTCTGTCTGCTGTGGCTGATGCGCTGGAGTACCAAGCTCAATATTTTTCTCGGCGTGTGGAATTTCCATCTGGAATACCTGCCGCCGCGCCTGTCTTACCTTGCCAGCTACATGGCTCGACGGCGGATGAACCCGCTGTTTCCGCTTTCGGTGGCGGCCGGGCTGGCCCTGGTCGGCTACTGGTGTGTGCAGGGCCTCGCGACGGGCGCCAGCGATTTTGCCGTCAGCAGCTCACTGCTGCTGGCAACGCTCACGGCGCTGGCGTTGCTGGAACATATTTTTCTCATGATGGACGTGCCCGACGGGAAGCTGTGGCAGCTTGCCCGGACCTCTCACCAAAGCCGCTGA
- a CDS encoding BCD family MFS transporter: MNQTPANNWHQLVAQLGSRLLPFADAASEKLPLSRLLRLALFQISVGMAMVLLTGTLNRVMIVELGVPTWLVAVMVALPLVFAPLRALIGHRSDSYVSALGWRRVPFIWFGTLLQFGGLAMMPFALLVLSGDTHGPIIYGQLGAALAFLLLGAGMHMSQTAGLALATDLADESQRPQVVALLFVMLLVGMFFSALIFGALLTDFGQLRLIRVIQGAAIVTMALNLLALWKQEPRNRELTRPDRPRVGFREAWRQLTSDSRCVRLLVAVGLGTFGFAMQDILLEPFGGQVLGLSVSATTVLTALFAFGTLLAFACAARALKVGIDPHRLAGYGALVGILAFAMLTLVAAFYWTNLFRVGVTLVGFGAGLFGVGTMTAAMKLADRDGAEAGERNGLALGAWGAVQATSAGLAVAAGGGARDLVSMLAEGGLLGPALTTVGAGYSAVYQFEILLLFVTLVVIGPLARHSREPLGEDDSVGLAEFPG; this comes from the coding sequence ATGAACCAAACGCCGGCGAACAACTGGCACCAGCTTGTCGCTCAGCTCGGCAGCCGGCTGCTGCCGTTCGCCGATGCCGCAAGCGAGAAGCTGCCGTTGTCGCGCCTGCTGCGCCTGGCCCTGTTCCAGATCAGCGTCGGCATGGCGATGGTGCTGCTGACCGGCACGCTGAACCGCGTCATGATCGTTGAGCTGGGGGTCCCGACCTGGCTTGTGGCGGTGATGGTTGCCCTGCCGCTGGTTTTTGCGCCGCTGCGCGCCTTGATCGGACACCGGTCCGATAGCTATGTGTCGGCCCTCGGCTGGCGTCGGGTGCCGTTCATCTGGTTTGGCACATTGCTGCAGTTTGGTGGTCTGGCGATGATGCCATTTGCGCTGCTGGTCCTTTCCGGCGACACGCACGGGCCCATTATCTACGGCCAGCTTGGCGCGGCCCTGGCGTTTCTGCTGCTCGGCGCCGGCATGCATATGTCGCAGACCGCGGGCCTGGCGCTCGCTACCGACCTGGCCGACGAGTCTCAGCGACCGCAGGTGGTTGCGCTCCTGTTTGTCATGCTGCTGGTCGGCATGTTTTTTAGCGCCCTGATCTTCGGTGCGCTGCTGACCGACTTCGGCCAGCTGCGGCTGATCAGAGTGATTCAGGGTGCCGCTATCGTCACGATGGCGCTGAACCTGCTCGCCTTGTGGAAGCAAGAGCCACGCAACCGCGAGCTGACCCGACCCGACCGCCCCCGGGTAGGATTCCGCGAGGCGTGGCGGCAGCTGACGTCCGACAGCCGCTGCGTCCGTCTGCTGGTCGCGGTGGGCCTCGGTACCTTTGGCTTCGCGATGCAGGACATCCTGCTGGAACCGTTCGGAGGACAGGTACTCGGTCTGTCGGTCTCCGCAACCACTGTGCTCACCGCGCTTTTCGCGTTCGGGACTTTGCTGGCCTTCGCCTGTGCCGCCCGCGCGCTAAAGGTGGGCATCGATCCGCATCGGTTGGCTGGCTACGGCGCCCTCGTTGGCATACTCGCTTTTGCCATGCTGACCCTGGTGGCGGCGTTCTACTGGACCAATCTATTTCGCGTCGGGGTCACGCTGGTTGGCTTTGGCGCCGGACTGTTTGGTGTCGGCACGATGACCGCCGCCATGAAGCTGGCTGACCGAGATGGTGCCGAAGCTGGTGAGCGCAACGGTCTGGCGCTAGGTGCCTGGGGTGCGGTCCAGGCGACGTCAGCCGGGCTGGCCGTTGCGGCCGGCGGCGGTGCCCGCGATCTGGTCAGCATGCTGGCCGAGGGTGGTTTGCTGGGGCCGGCCCTCACGACTGTCGGCGCCGGCTACAGCGCCGTCTATCAGTTCGAAATCCTGTTGTTGTTTGTCACGCTGGTAGTGATCGGCCCGTTGGCTCGGCACTCGCGTGAGCCGCTGGGGGAAGACGATTCGGTCGGCCTGGCGGAGTTTCCTGGGTAG
- the bchL gene encoding ferredoxin:protochlorophyllide reductase (ATP-dependent) iron-sulfur ATP-binding protein translates to MSQTPFPLPVKVEHRVPDGEGSVQVQMDPNDKIDGAKVFAVYGKGGIGKSTTSSNLSAAFSKLGKRVLQIGCDPKHDSTFTLTKKLVPTVIDVLESVEFHSEELRADDFVYEGYNGVMCVEAGGPPAGTGCGGYVVGQTVKLLKQHHLLEDTDVVIFDVLGDVVCGGFAAPLQHADRALVVTANDFDSIFAMNRIVAAIGAKSKNYKVRMGGVIANRSAGTDQIDGFNEAIGLNRIAHFPDLDVIRRSRLKKSTLFEMEESPELEAVQSEYLRLAQRLWDGTEPLSAQPMKDRDIFDFLGFD, encoded by the coding sequence ATGAGCCAGACCCCATTTCCGCTGCCCGTAAAGGTAGAGCACCGAGTGCCTGATGGTGAAGGCAGCGTTCAGGTCCAGATGGACCCCAACGACAAGATTGACGGCGCCAAAGTATTTGCCGTTTACGGCAAAGGCGGCATCGGAAAAAGCACCACGTCGTCGAACCTGTCCGCGGCGTTTTCCAAGCTCGGCAAGCGGGTGCTGCAGATCGGCTGTGATCCGAAACACGACTCGACCTTTACGCTGACCAAGAAGCTCGTGCCGACGGTGATCGACGTCCTCGAGTCGGTGGAATTTCACAGCGAGGAGCTGCGAGCCGACGATTTTGTTTACGAGGGTTACAACGGTGTGATGTGCGTTGAAGCTGGCGGCCCGCCTGCCGGCACCGGCTGCGGCGGCTACGTTGTCGGACAGACGGTCAAGCTGCTCAAGCAGCATCACCTGCTCGAGGACACCGACGTGGTGATCTTCGACGTCCTCGGGGATGTCGTCTGCGGTGGCTTCGCTGCGCCTCTGCAGCATGCCGATCGCGCGCTGGTGGTCACGGCGAACGATTTCGACTCGATCTTCGCCATGAACCGGATTGTCGCGGCGATCGGGGCCAAATCGAAAAACTACAAGGTGCGCATGGGTGGCGTCATTGCGAACCGGAGCGCGGGTACGGATCAGATCGACGGATTCAACGAAGCGATCGGTCTCAATCGGATCGCTCACTTTCCTGATCTGGATGTGATCCGGCGCAGCCGTTTGAAGAAGTCCACACTTTTTGAAATGGAAGAGTCGCCGGAGCTTGAGGCGGTCCAGTCAGAATATCTGCGGCTGGCACAGCGGCTGTGGGACGGCACGGAGCCACTGTCCGCTCAGCCGATGAAAGATCGAGACATCTTCGATTTTCTGGGATTTGACTGA
- the puhB gene encoding photosynthetic complex putative assembly protein PuhB, whose translation MTELTEADDIVELEQNLTDGETLLWRGAPTRALLARRLFHWRKVAVYFVLLCLWRLIDANAGGVENAAASGVGSVVNLAIVGVAAIGILQLLAYLIARTTVYTITSQRIVMRFGVALPMTVNLPFKHIQDAGIRRSRDGSGDVCLKLMPGQRVGYCLMWPFVRPFRFLSPQPSLRCLEDVEHVAKVFVDAIKPTVTEGRAKAMTPERGAIDVGTVGDAHPDLPLAAAGR comes from the coding sequence GTGACCGAGCTGACCGAAGCGGACGACATCGTTGAGCTGGAACAGAACCTCACCGACGGCGAGACGCTGCTTTGGCGGGGCGCTCCGACCCGAGCCTTATTGGCTCGGCGCCTGTTTCACTGGCGCAAAGTTGCCGTCTATTTTGTGCTCCTGTGCTTATGGCGGCTCATCGACGCCAACGCTGGCGGCGTGGAAAACGCCGCAGCCTCCGGCGTCGGGTCCGTGGTCAATCTGGCGATTGTGGGCGTAGCGGCTATTGGTATTCTGCAGCTGCTCGCTTACCTGATTGCCCGCACGACGGTCTATACGATCACCAGCCAGCGCATTGTCATGCGCTTTGGCGTGGCGCTGCCGATGACCGTCAATCTGCCTTTCAAACATATTCAGGACGCGGGAATCCGGCGCAGTCGCGACGGTAGCGGCGACGTCTGCCTCAAACTGATGCCTGGGCAGCGGGTTGGCTACTGCCTGATGTGGCCTTTTGTGCGCCCATTTCGGTTCCTGTCGCCGCAGCCGAGCCTGCGGTGCCTCGAAGACGTTGAGCACGTGGCAAAGGTCTTTGTTGACGCGATCAAGCCGACGGTGACCGAAGGAAGGGCAAAGGCGATGACGCCTGAGCGCGGCGCCATAGACGTCGGTACCGTGGGTGATGCCCACCCCGATCTTCCGCTGGCTGCGGCAGGGCGCTAA
- the bchM gene encoding magnesium protoporphyrin IX methyltransferase, translated as MMNGSYLSRRDQLTEYFDRTAAAAWQRLTSDAPVGRVRATVRAGRDAMRDTLLSWLPRDMSGLRLLDAGCGTGALALEVARRGGQVVAVDVSPTLIELARERTPDELHGRVSFHVGDMLDGDFGEFDYLVAMDSMIHYEPADMVRMLSTWAPRVSRAMLMTFAPRTPALSLMHGVGRLIPSRSHRAPAIVPVSDADLCRRVEREPRLNDWAISQTRRISGGFYTSQALELHRR; from the coding sequence CTGATGAACGGTTCTTACCTCAGCCGCCGCGACCAGCTGACCGAATATTTTGACCGGACGGCAGCGGCCGCCTGGCAGCGGCTAACGAGCGACGCCCCGGTAGGAAGGGTTCGCGCCACGGTCCGAGCGGGCCGCGACGCCATGCGCGATACGCTGCTGAGCTGGCTGCCCCGGGATATGAGCGGGCTGCGTTTGCTCGACGCCGGCTGCGGCACCGGGGCGCTGGCGCTGGAAGTTGCCCGACGAGGTGGACAGGTGGTGGCCGTCGACGTATCGCCGACCCTCATCGAGCTGGCTCGGGAGCGAACACCTGATGAGCTTCACGGTCGCGTCTCGTTTCACGTCGGCGACATGCTCGACGGCGACTTCGGCGAATTCGACTACCTCGTCGCCATGGATTCCATGATCCACTATGAGCCCGCCGACATGGTCCGGATGCTCAGCACCTGGGCGCCGCGCGTAAGCCGGGCCATGCTGATGACGTTTGCGCCGCGCACGCCCGCGCTGTCGCTGATGCACGGAGTCGGTCGGTTGATTCCGAGCCGCAGCCACCGCGCGCCCGCCATCGTCCCGGTTTCCGACGCCGATCTGTGTCGTCGGGTCGAGCGGGAGCCCAGGCTCAATGACTGGGCCATCTCTCAGACCCGCCGCATCAGTGGCGGCTTTTACACGTCTCAGGCCCTGGAGCTGCATCGCCGATGA
- the puhA gene encoding photosynthetic reaction center subunit H — translation MNEIDLVEILFTLFWIFFLVLVLYLHRESKREGYPLDSDRTNRSGGMVQVHGFPMTPPPKTFKLENGETVTVPRPVNERKLALRPAGRYPGAPGEPTGNPMLDGVGPASYSDRDDVPDHTIHGEDRIVPMRVATDFKVNPGIDLIGTGQRSGTDPMGFPVYGADDELAGKVVDIWVDRCEPMVVFFEVAVEGTENHTALLPFTFSRVKGDRINVASINANQFAQVPALGNPDRITRLEEDKIMGYFGGGTLYANDTRQEPLL, via the coding sequence ATGAACGAAATTGATCTGGTCGAAATCCTATTCACGCTATTTTGGATTTTCTTCCTTGTTCTGGTGCTGTACCTGCACCGCGAGAGCAAGCGCGAGGGTTATCCCCTGGACTCAGATCGGACCAACCGCAGCGGCGGAATGGTTCAGGTGCATGGCTTTCCGATGACCCCGCCACCTAAGACTTTCAAGCTGGAAAATGGCGAAACGGTAACCGTACCGCGTCCAGTCAATGAGCGTAAGCTCGCCTTAAGGCCAGCCGGCCGCTATCCCGGCGCACCGGGTGAACCCACCGGCAACCCGATGCTGGACGGCGTCGGCCCGGCGTCTTACTCGGATCGAGATGATGTGCCGGACCATACGATCCACGGCGAAGACCGCATCGTACCGATGCGCGTTGCCACGGACTTTAAGGTGAATCCCGGCATCGATTTGATCGGTACGGGTCAGCGTTCCGGGACCGATCCGATGGGCTTCCCCGTTTACGGCGCTGATGACGAGCTGGCCGGCAAGGTGGTGGATATCTGGGTCGACCGCTGCGAGCCGATGGTTGTCTTTTTTGAGGTGGCGGTGGAGGGTACCGAAAACCATACCGCCCTATTGCCTTTTACGTTCTCCCGGGTCAAGGGCGATCGGATCAACGTCGCCTCGATCAACGCTAATCAGTTTGCTCAGGTTCCAGCGTTGGGCAATCCCGATCGGATCACCCGGCTCGAGGAAGACAAGATCATGGGCTACTTCGGCGGTGGAACGCTGTACGCCAACGATACGCGACAGGAGCCGCTGCTGTGA
- the puhC gene encoding photosynthetic complex assembly protein PuhC produces MDHQVHGHRHQSNHHHDHAHDHSPAAMMWKPLTAIGVVLLMTFTLAATWTEPVAQVSPQTAMVGFRSLTFADGLDGTVVVTDAQTGEAVETLGAGNGFLRATLRALGKTRREAGHPMDSPFHLEHYASGQLLLIDPTTEQVIDLWAFGAPNKAVFEKYVLPVHDGDGGLSAVEEKS; encoded by the coding sequence ATGGATCACCAGGTTCACGGCCACCGGCACCAATCCAATCATCACCATGATCATGCCCATGATCACTCGCCAGCCGCAATGATGTGGAAGCCCCTGACCGCCATCGGCGTTGTGCTGCTAATGACCTTTACCCTGGCGGCGACCTGGACCGAGCCGGTCGCCCAGGTTTCGCCGCAGACGGCGATGGTCGGCTTTCGATCGCTGACCTTTGCTGATGGCCTTGACGGAACCGTGGTGGTCACCGACGCCCAGACCGGCGAGGCGGTCGAAACGCTGGGGGCCGGCAACGGGTTCCTGCGCGCAACGCTGCGTGCTTTGGGCAAAACGCGCCGCGAAGCTGGCCATCCGATGGACTCACCCTTTCACCTGGAGCATTACGCCAGCGGCCAGCTGCTGCTGATCGATCCGACGACCGAGCAGGTGATCGATCTGTGGGCCTTTGGTGCCCCCAACAAGGCTGTTTTTGAAAAATATGTATTGCCTGTTCATGACGGCGATGGCGGCCTTTCCGCCGTCGAGGAGAAGAGCTGA
- the bchI gene encoding magnesium chelatase ATPase subunit I, with amino-acid sequence MKTVFPFAAIVGQEAMKQALLVSAVDPSIGGVLVLGDRGTGKSTTVRALAALLPKIEMVNGCPYNRPPDSPARLYPPFKGDKQAIVKRPIPVVDLPLGATEDRVVGALDLEAALVRGEKSFEPGLLAAANRGFLYIDEVNLLEDHLVDLLLDVAASGENAVEREGLSVRHPARFVLIGSGNPEEGELRPQLLDRFGLAVDITTPTELSERVEVIRRRDDFDRDPAGFRRRWARREGAIRKKILTGREKLDAVEVPTAVLEDAARLCLALETDGLRGELTLIRAARALAAYHGRDAVTTEDLRTMSGAALGHRLRRNPLDESRALVRVERAVEEVFG; translated from the coding sequence ATGAAAACCGTTTTCCCATTTGCTGCGATCGTCGGCCAAGAAGCCATGAAACAGGCGCTGCTGGTCAGCGCGGTCGACCCGAGCATCGGCGGCGTACTGGTGCTGGGGGACCGCGGCACGGGGAAGTCCACAACCGTCCGGGCGCTGGCGGCGCTGCTGCCGAAGATCGAGATGGTGAATGGCTGCCCTTATAATCGCCCGCCGGATAGCCCGGCGAGGCTTTATCCGCCGTTCAAAGGTGACAAACAGGCGATCGTTAAACGTCCGATCCCTGTGGTGGATCTGCCGCTGGGGGCAACCGAAGATCGCGTGGTCGGCGCGCTGGACCTCGAAGCGGCGCTGGTGCGCGGCGAGAAGTCGTTTGAGCCCGGTTTGCTCGCGGCGGCGAACCGGGGTTTTCTCTACATCGATGAGGTGAACCTGCTGGAAGACCACCTCGTGGATCTGCTGCTGGACGTGGCGGCCTCCGGCGAAAATGCCGTCGAGCGAGAAGGTTTAAGCGTGCGTCATCCCGCGCGCTTTGTCCTGATCGGTAGCGGTAATCCGGAAGAGGGCGAGCTACGACCCCAGCTCCTGGATCGCTTTGGCCTGGCCGTCGATATCACCACGCCGACCGAGCTGTCCGAGCGCGTGGAGGTCATCAGGCGGCGCGACGATTTCGATCGGGATCCCGCCGGCTTCCGTCGCCGCTGGGCGCGCCGCGAAGGTGCCATCCGAAAAAAAATACTTACCGGACGCGAAAAGCTTGATGCGGTAGAGGTGCCTACGGCGGTCCTGGAAGATGCCGCGAGGCTCTGTCTCGCTCTGGAAACCGACGGCCTGCGCGGCGAGCTGACGCTGATCCGGGCGGCGCGCGCCCTGGCTGCCTATCATGGTCGAGACGCCGTCACGACGGAAGATTTGCGCACCATGTCGGGCGCCGCGTTAGGCCACCGCCTGCGGCGCAATCCACTGGACGAGTCGCGGGCCCTGGTTCGGGTAGAGCGGGCCGTCGAAGAGGTCTTCGGATGA